A stretch of the Streptomyces ortus genome encodes the following:
- a CDS encoding carbohydrate ABC transporter permease codes for MAAPRSFVWSRRIFLTLLTGFVLLPVYVMLSSSLKPLQDVSGEFRWLPSGLTIRPYIDIWSTVPLAKYFVNSLIVAGAATVLSVAIAIFAAYGVSRYRFRGKRLFTVTVLSTQMFPGILFLLPLFLIYVNIGNATGIALFGSRLGLILTYLTFSLPFSIWMLIGYFESVPRDLDEAAMVDGNGPLGALFRVVVPAAVPGIVAVAVYAFMTAWGEVLFASVMTNDTTRTLAVGLQGYATQNDVYWNQVMAASLVVSVPVVAGFLLLQRYLVAGLTAGAVK; via the coding sequence ATGGCCGCGCCGCGGTCGTTCGTCTGGTCGCGCCGGATCTTCCTCACGCTGCTCACCGGGTTCGTCCTGCTGCCGGTGTACGTGATGCTGTCCAGCTCGCTGAAGCCGCTCCAGGACGTGTCGGGCGAGTTCCGCTGGCTGCCCAGCGGGCTGACGATCCGCCCGTACATCGACATCTGGTCGACGGTCCCGCTGGCGAAGTACTTCGTCAACTCGCTGATCGTGGCGGGCGCGGCGACGGTCCTCTCGGTGGCGATCGCGATCTTCGCCGCGTACGGGGTGAGCCGCTACCGCTTCCGCGGCAAGCGCCTGTTCACCGTGACCGTGCTGTCGACGCAGATGTTCCCCGGGATCCTGTTCCTGCTCCCGCTGTTCCTGATCTACGTGAACATCGGCAACGCCACGGGCATCGCGCTCTTCGGCTCGCGGCTCGGATTGATCCTCACCTATCTGACGTTCTCGCTGCCGTTCTCGATCTGGATGCTGATCGGGTACTTCGAGTCGGTGCCGCGCGACCTGGACGAGGCGGCGATGGTGGACGGCAACGGGCCGCTCGGCGCGCTCTTCAGGGTCGTCGTGCCCGCCGCCGTGCCCGGGATCGTCGCCGTCGCGGTGTACGCGTTCATGACGGCGTGGGGCGAGGTGCTGTTCGCGTCGGTGATGACCAACGACACCACCCGCACGCTCGCCGTCGGCCTCCAGGGCTACGCCACCCAGAACGACGTGTACTGGAACCAGGTCATGGCCGCCTCACTCGTGGTGAGCGTGCCGGTGGTCGCCGGGTTCCTGCTGCTGCAGCGCTATCTGGTCGCCGGACTCACCGCCGGGGCCGTCAAGTGA
- a CDS encoding GH1 family beta-glucosidase, with translation MTIDLAALPQDFVWGTATSAYQIEGAVAEDGRSPSIWDTFSHTPGKVDGDDHGDVACDHYHRWREDIALMKELGTNAYRLSIAWPRVVPGGDGPANAKGLDFYDALIDGLLEAGITPSVTLYHWDLPQVLQDRGGWTERDTAHHLASYASVVAERLGDRVQHWTTLNEPLCSAWIGHLEGRMAPGLTDLTAAVRASYHLLLGHGLATQAIRAAAPGAQVGIVNNLSYVEAATERPEDVAAARRMDGHTNRWWLDPVHGRGFPADMREVYGVELPEREGDLATMAQPLDWLGLNYYFPSVIADDPTGPVPYAAAVRRHDVPRTAMDWEIDAAGIESLLLRLTDEYGARKLYVTENGSAYPDVVRPDGTVDDPERTLYLEQHLAACASAARKGAPLAGYFAWSLLDNFEWAYGYDKRFGLVHVDYRTQRRTVKGSGRRYAEIVREHGGGQRKAA, from the coding sequence GTGACCATCGATCTCGCCGCACTCCCCCAGGACTTCGTGTGGGGCACGGCCACCTCGGCGTACCAGATCGAAGGTGCCGTGGCCGAGGACGGCCGTTCGCCCTCCATCTGGGACACCTTCTCGCACACACCGGGGAAGGTGGACGGCGACGACCACGGGGATGTCGCCTGCGACCACTACCACCGGTGGCGCGAGGACATCGCCCTGATGAAGGAGCTGGGCACCAACGCGTACCGGCTGTCGATCGCCTGGCCGCGGGTGGTGCCGGGCGGTGACGGACCGGCGAACGCGAAGGGGCTCGACTTCTACGACGCGCTGATCGACGGTCTGCTGGAGGCCGGCATCACGCCGTCGGTCACCCTGTACCACTGGGACCTTCCGCAGGTGCTCCAGGACCGGGGCGGCTGGACCGAGCGCGACACGGCGCACCATCTGGCGTCGTACGCGTCGGTGGTGGCCGAGCGCCTCGGCGACCGCGTCCAGCACTGGACGACTCTCAACGAGCCGCTGTGCTCGGCGTGGATCGGCCATCTGGAGGGCCGGATGGCCCCGGGCCTGACGGACCTCACCGCGGCGGTCCGGGCCTCCTACCACCTGCTCCTCGGCCACGGCCTCGCCACCCAGGCGATCCGCGCCGCGGCCCCCGGCGCCCAGGTCGGCATCGTCAACAACCTGTCCTACGTCGAGGCCGCCACCGAGCGCCCCGAGGACGTGGCGGCGGCCCGGCGCATGGACGGGCACACCAACCGCTGGTGGCTCGACCCGGTCCACGGCCGCGGCTTCCCGGCGGACATGCGCGAGGTGTACGGAGTCGAACTCCCGGAACGAGAGGGGGACTTGGCGACGATGGCCCAGCCGCTGGACTGGCTGGGGCTCAACTACTACTTCCCGTCCGTCATCGCGGACGACCCGACGGGCCCGGTCCCGTACGCCGCCGCCGTACGCCGTCACGACGTGCCGCGCACGGCCATGGACTGGGAGATCGACGCGGCCGGCATCGAAAGCCTGCTGCTGCGCCTCACGGACGAGTACGGCGCCCGGAAGCTGTACGTCACCGAGAACGGCTCCGCCTACCCGGACGTCGTACGCCCGGACGGCACGGTCGACGATCCCGAGCGCACCCTGTACCTCGAACAGCACCTGGCGGCCTGCGCCTCCGCGGCCCGCAAGGGGGCCCCGCTGGCGGGTTACTTCGCCTGGTCGCTGCTGGACAACTTCGAGTGGGCGTACGGCTACGACAAGCGGTTCGGGCTGGTCCACGTGGACTACCGGACGCAGCGGCGCACGGTGAAGGGGAGCGGGCGCCGGTACGCCGAGATCGTCCGCGAGCACGGGGGCGGGCAGCGCAAGGCCGCCTGA
- a CDS encoding FBP domain-containing protein: MKPLTEQDIRSSFVNCSKGEAKRLFVPHDLADRPWDQLDFLGWRDPGALDRSYLVTERSGGPVGVTLRFPSQQRGFTHRSMCSLCLTTHPGNGVSLMTARKVGPAGREGNSVGVYICADLACSLYVRGKKLPGPGARFEESLTVEEQVARMNGQVAAFLDRLHS; this comes from the coding sequence ATGAAGCCGCTTACGGAGCAGGACATCCGCAGTTCGTTCGTCAACTGCTCCAAAGGAGAGGCCAAGCGCCTGTTCGTACCGCACGATCTGGCGGACCGGCCGTGGGACCAGCTGGACTTCCTGGGCTGGCGCGACCCCGGGGCACTCGACCGCAGCTATCTGGTGACCGAGCGGTCGGGCGGCCCCGTCGGCGTGACCCTGCGCTTCCCCTCCCAGCAGCGCGGCTTCACGCACCGCAGCATGTGTTCGCTCTGCCTGACCACCCACCCGGGAAACGGCGTCTCGCTGATGACGGCGCGCAAGGTCGGCCCGGCCGGCCGCGAGGGCAACTCCGTCGGCGTCTACATCTGCGCCGACCTCGCCTGCTCCCTCTACGTACGCGGCAAGAAGCTGCCGGGACCCGGGGCGCGCTTCGAGGAGAGCCTCACCGTGGAGGAGCAGGTCGCTCGTATGAACGGCCAGGTGGCGGCCTTCCTGGACCGCCTCCACTCCTGA
- a CDS encoding phosphotransferase family protein, translating into MSGEQAGLVLEAVGVSASRLERCRVLSGGTYNTVEELLLTDGSRYVLKTPPPPDVPGLSHERGLLVSEAEFYRAAATVGVPAPRVVGVSFDMSAPTGRHLLMTACPGDLWDDRFTADEQASLRAELGKLVARLHAVTGPGFGYPSGALGPLSADWRTAFTAMYAAVLDDARRYGAWLPRPLDEVARTAASAYGALDDVTVPRLVHFDLWRGNILVERPAGSGEPRIGGLIDGERMFWGDPLADFVSLALLDDIEKDRDFLAGYRTVRQEEDVQAEFTDSARRRLALYRSYLYLIMLTETVPRGMGDEHGTWLRDTVAPELGTAVDELTR; encoded by the coding sequence ATGTCGGGGGAGCAGGCTGGGCTCGTTCTGGAGGCCGTCGGGGTTTCGGCGAGCCGTCTCGAACGGTGTCGGGTGCTCAGTGGTGGCACGTACAACACCGTCGAGGAGCTGCTGCTCACCGACGGCAGCCGGTACGTGCTGAAGACCCCGCCCCCGCCGGACGTCCCCGGCCTGAGCCACGAGCGTGGACTCCTCGTCTCCGAGGCGGAGTTCTACCGTGCGGCGGCCACCGTCGGCGTGCCCGCGCCGCGCGTGGTGGGCGTCTCCTTCGACATGTCCGCTCCCACGGGCCGCCATCTGCTGATGACCGCCTGCCCGGGCGACCTGTGGGACGACCGTTTCACGGCAGACGAACAGGCCTCTCTGCGTGCGGAGTTGGGAAAGCTGGTGGCCCGGCTGCATGCGGTGACCGGTCCCGGGTTCGGGTATCCGTCCGGTGCGCTCGGACCGCTGTCCGCCGACTGGCGCACCGCCTTCACCGCCATGTACGCGGCCGTCCTGGACGACGCCCGCCGGTACGGGGCCTGGCTGCCCCGCCCGCTGGACGAGGTGGCCCGGACGGCCGCGTCCGCGTACGGCGCCCTTGACGACGTAACCGTGCCACGGCTGGTCCACTTCGACCTGTGGCGGGGGAACATCCTGGTCGAACGCCCAGCCGGTAGCGGCGAGCCCCGGATCGGCGGGCTGATCGACGGCGAGCGCATGTTCTGGGGCGACCCGCTGGCGGACTTCGTGTCCCTGGCCCTGCTCGACGACATCGAGAAGGACAGGGATTTTCTGGCGGGCTATCGGACGGTCCGTCAGGAGGAAGACGTACAGGCCGAGTTCACCGACTCGGCCCGCCGCCGTCTCGCCCTCTACCGCTCCTACCTCTACCTGATCATGCTCACCGAGACGGTCCCCCGAGGCATGGGGGACGAGCACGGCACCTGGCTCCGGGACACGGTGGCCCCGGAACTCGGCACGGCCGTCGACGAGTTGACCCGGTAG
- a CDS encoding FUSC family protein, whose product MRDVREVWAAGSAQVTKWRQQPVIVQTVRAAAAATVAYVVALRFSPEAAPLTAPLTALLVVQVTLYATLTTGIRRVNAVVAGVLVAIGFSALVGLTWWSLGLLILAALAVGHLVRVSEFVPEVAISAMLVLGVTRIGDTAWARILETVIGAAVGLGCNLLFAPPVWVGAAGESIEDLARRMRRLMLRVGEEAAGRPQVAVAAESLHEARQLDHDIVDVDAALKQAEDSLRLNPRVREGLLHRVVLRTGLDTLEICTVVLRVLTRTLTDLAKERTPEPSFEAHIGAVFEQLLSEVGDAVVSFAVLVTTDVSRSAESAEARLAHELTAATATRDKLAQLLLEEVQRDAHQWQLYGAVVTEVTRILDELDMEHRSRRLLEELDRCTHEQRERMPRLDRLNRRLRGLRRSRRNRRAPAGRTT is encoded by the coding sequence ATGCGAGATGTACGTGAAGTGTGGGCCGCCGGCAGCGCCCAGGTGACGAAGTGGCGGCAGCAGCCCGTGATCGTCCAGACGGTCCGGGCGGCGGCGGCCGCGACCGTGGCCTACGTGGTCGCTCTGCGCTTCAGCCCCGAGGCCGCGCCGCTCACCGCTCCCCTGACCGCCCTCCTCGTCGTCCAGGTCACGCTCTACGCCACTCTCACCACCGGCATCCGCCGGGTGAACGCCGTGGTGGCCGGCGTCCTCGTCGCCATCGGTTTCAGCGCCCTGGTGGGGCTGACCTGGTGGAGCCTCGGCCTGCTCATCCTGGCCGCGCTGGCCGTCGGGCACCTGGTGCGGGTCAGCGAGTTCGTCCCCGAGGTGGCGATCAGCGCCATGCTCGTCCTCGGCGTCACCCGGATCGGCGACACGGCCTGGGCCCGGATCCTGGAGACGGTGATCGGTGCCGCGGTCGGCCTCGGCTGCAATCTGCTGTTCGCTCCCCCGGTGTGGGTCGGCGCCGCCGGTGAGTCCATCGAGGATCTGGCCCGCCGGATGCGACGGCTGATGCTGCGCGTCGGCGAGGAGGCGGCCGGCCGGCCGCAGGTGGCCGTCGCGGCCGAGAGCCTGCACGAGGCACGGCAGCTCGACCACGACATCGTCGACGTGGACGCGGCCCTCAAACAGGCCGAGGACAGCCTGCGGCTCAATCCGCGCGTCCGGGAGGGCCTGTTGCACCGGGTCGTCCTGCGCACCGGCCTCGACACGCTGGAGATCTGCACGGTGGTGCTGCGGGTGCTCACCCGTACCCTCACCGACCTCGCCAAGGAACGCACGCCCGAGCCGTCTTTCGAGGCGCACATCGGGGCGGTCTTCGAGCAACTGCTGTCCGAGGTCGGTGACGCCGTGGTCAGCTTCGCCGTGCTGGTCACCACCGACGTCAGCCGCAGCGCCGAGTCGGCGGAGGCCCGGCTCGCCCACGAACTCACCGCCGCGACGGCCACCCGCGACAAACTGGCCCAGCTCCTCCTGGAGGAGGTGCAGCGGGACGCGCACCAGTGGCAGCTGTACGGCGCCGTGGTCACCGAGGTCACCCGCATCCTCGACGAACTCGACATGGAACACCGCTCCCGCCGCCTGCTGGAGGAACTGGACCGCTGCACGCACGAACAGCGCGAGCGCATGCCCCGGCTGGACCGCCTCAACCGCCGCCTGCGCGGACTGCGCCGCTCACGACGGAACCGCAGGGCCCCCGCGGGTCGTACTACGTGA